The Amblyomma americanum isolate KBUSLIRL-KWMA chromosome 6, ASM5285725v1, whole genome shotgun sequence genome has a window encoding:
- the LOC144094779 gene encoding uncharacterized protein LOC144094779 translates to MKATLVFFALATLIACALAGYLGGYGGYGRGYGGYGGYGGYGGYGGYGGYGGYGGLGYGGYGGYGGYGRGYGGYGGYGGYGRGYGGYGGYGGYGGYGGYGGYGGYGGYGKHGYYG, encoded by the exons ATGAAGGCTACG CTTGTTTTCTTCGCCCTCGCAACTCTGATCGCCTGTGCTCTGGCTGGCTACCTTGGCGGCTACGGTGGATACGGCCGCGGATACGGCGGTTACGGAGGCTACGGGGGCTATGGAGGCTACGGTGGATACGGCGGCTATGGTGGATACGGCGGACTCGGATATGGTGGTTACGGCGGCTACGGAGGATACGGCCGTGGATACGGGGGCTATGGAGGCTACGGCGGATATGGCCGCGGATACGGCGGTTATGGCGGCTACGGTGGCTACGGCGGCTATGGTGGCTACGGCGGCTACGGTGGTTACGGCGGCTACGGAAAGCACGGCTACTACGGTTAA
- the LOC144094781 gene encoding uncharacterized protein LOC144094781, which produces METTQSATFARAREANLPGFGPALVTMNTLFYLIIFCVVATTAFAGYGYGLGYGLGGYGLGYGLGYGLGGYGLGGYGLGYGRGFGLGYGGYGLGYGGYGGYGGYGGGYGLGYGRLGYGRGYYG; this is translated from the exons ATGGAGACGACACAGTCGGCAACCTTTGCGAGAGCACGCGAGGCGAACTTACCTGGCTTTGGTCCGGCCCTGGTCACCATGAACACTCTG TTCTACCTGATCATATTCTGCGTGGTAGCTACAACTGCGTTTGCTGGCTATGGCTACGGTCTTGGTTACGGCCTTGGCGGCTATGGACTCGGCTACGGACTGGGATATGGCCTTGGTGGATATGGACTTGGAGGATACGGCTTAGGCTATGGTCGTGGTTTCGGCCTTGGATATGGCGGCTACGGGCTCGGGTATGGCGGCTACGGGGGCTACGGAGGCTACGGAGGAGGCTACGGCCTGGGATATGGACGACTTGGCTACGGACGAGGCTACTACGGATAA